From the Flavimarina sp. Hel_I_48 genome, one window contains:
- a CDS encoding ACP phosphodiesterase: MNFLAHIFLSEGDEQVSIGNFMADAIKGSSYKKYALPLQKGILLHRAIDTYTDAHPTVRKSTKRLHPKYHHYSGIIVDILYDHFLAKNWSVYCKTPLADYVADFYALLEKNSDKLTPSILQMMPYMIADNWLLSYAHIDGIATVLRNMDRRTKNNSGMRHAVEDLLDHYIAFEAEFTKFFSDLERFSAERLREIHQQFDIKNGQ; this comes from the coding sequence AGAAGGTGACGAGCAGGTTAGCATAGGCAATTTTATGGCAGATGCCATTAAAGGATCAAGCTATAAAAAATATGCCCTTCCCCTGCAAAAAGGTATACTACTGCACCGGGCGATAGATACCTATACAGATGCGCATCCTACGGTACGGAAGAGCACAAAACGACTGCACCCTAAATATCACCATTACAGCGGCATTATCGTAGATATACTGTATGATCATTTTCTCGCTAAAAACTGGTCGGTTTACTGTAAAACGCCGCTGGCTGATTACGTGGCGGACTTCTATGCGCTCTTAGAAAAAAATTCGGATAAGCTTACCCCGTCCATTTTGCAAATGATGCCCTATATGATTGCTGATAACTGGCTTTTAAGCTATGCCCATATAGATGGTATTGCCACTGTCTTGCGCAATATGGATCGGCGAACTAAAAACAACAGTGGGATGCGCCATGCGGTGGAAGATCTTCTTGATCATTATATCGCTTTTGAAGCCGAATTTACCAAGTTTTTTTCTGATTTAGAGCGTTTTTCGGCAGAAAGGCTTCGGGAAATTCATCAACAATTTGATATAAAAAATGGTCAATAA